One Nitrosarchaeum sp. DNA window includes the following coding sequences:
- a CDS encoding ribose-phosphate diphosphokinase codes for MTKFTVISGSSSEELAKKLAKKLDANFIKSQLRIFPDGESKITFQKKPQKNKIIVIQSTYPPVDENLIQTLSIISKANEYATEVIAVIPYMGYARQDREFLPGEVITMKVIAKLFKSVGTSRIIVVDIHSMIGLKYFNIKSKNVTAIPDLVKYFAKLKLKNPLVVSPDHGGKERAKEFAKLLKTEYITLEKQRDRKTGKVEIKSTNFDEIIGRDLILVDDMISTGGSIIKATEFLKKQKCARVFVACTHALLRNGAEKKIKNAGVTKIISTNTILGKTSLVDVSDTIAKAII; via the coding sequence TTGACAAAATTTACTGTTATATCTGGAAGTTCATCCGAAGAATTAGCAAAAAAATTAGCAAAAAAATTAGATGCAAATTTCATAAAATCACAATTAAGGATTTTTCCAGATGGTGAAAGTAAAATTACTTTTCAAAAAAAACCTCAAAAAAATAAAATTATTGTCATACAATCAACATATCCACCTGTTGATGAGAATTTAATTCAGACACTTTCAATAATTTCAAAAGCAAATGAATATGCAACAGAAGTAATTGCAGTTATACCTTACATGGGTTATGCCCGACAAGATAGAGAATTTTTACCTGGAGAAGTGATAACAATGAAAGTAATTGCAAAGTTATTCAAAAGTGTAGGCACATCTAGAATAATTGTTGTAGATATTCACAGTATGATAGGTTTGAAATATTTTAATATAAAATCAAAAAATGTAACCGCAATTCCAGATCTAGTAAAATATTTTGCAAAACTAAAATTAAAAAATCCATTGGTAGTGTCCCCAGATCACGGTGGAAAAGAAAGAGCAAAAGAATTTGCAAAATTGTTAAAGACAGAATACATAACTCTTGAGAAACAAAGAGATCGGAAAACTGGAAAAGTAGAAATTAAATCTACAAATTTTGATGAGATTATAGGTAGAGATTTGATTTTAGTTGATGATATGATTAGTACCGGAGGAAGCATTATCAAAGCTACCGAGTTTCTTAAAAAGCAAAAATGTGCACGGGTATTTGTAGCATGTACGCATGCATTACTTAGAAATGGTGCTGAAAAGAAAATCAAAAATGCAGGAGTAACTAAAATAATTAGTACAAATACAATTCTTGGAAAAACATCATTGGTTGATGTTTCAGATACAATTGCAAAGGCAATAATATAA
- a CDS encoding APC family permease: protein MSELKRHMGLFHLTMYGIGMIIGAGIYVLIGEAVLFAGNSVWISFLLGMISAVFAGLSYSELTALFPKAAAEYTFVKHAFKNNFLAFIIGWLTAITSMITAATVSLGFGGYFTQFIDLPITVSAVLLIVGLSVVNFIGIKESSWANTIFAIITIGGLALIIFLGMSFETTEPVDYFENPNGMTGIILAFILIFFAFIGFEDMANIAEEVKRPQKTLPRAIILAVVISGVIYILVSLSVVRVINWEELGQSAAPLADVAERSLGIQGNIILSGIALFATASTVLITLVAGSRMLYGMANHKSIPVFLGKIHSKTKTPWIAVIIISITSIVFTFTGDIVVVANITVFAVVITFAMINLSVIVLRYTESKLERPFKVPCNIGRFPVLPLVGLGVTMYMIIQFEMEIMLVGLIIVSIGALLYVIFNRKSFIGK, encoded by the coding sequence ATGTCTGAACTAAAGCGTCACATGGGACTTTTTCATCTTACCATGTATGGTATAGGGATGATTATTGGTGCTGGAATTTATGTATTGATTGGAGAAGCTGTATTATTTGCAGGAAACTCTGTGTGGATTTCTTTTTTGCTTGGAATGATATCTGCTGTATTTGCAGGGTTAAGCTATTCTGAGCTAACTGCATTATTTCCAAAGGCAGCCGCAGAATACACTTTTGTAAAACATGCATTCAAGAATAATTTTCTTGCATTTATCATCGGATGGCTAACAGCAATAACTTCTATGATTACGGCAGCAACTGTATCGTTAGGTTTTGGAGGTTATTTTACACAGTTTATTGATTTACCAATAACAGTGTCAGCTGTTTTGTTGATCGTAGGTTTGTCAGTTGTAAATTTTATTGGAATAAAAGAATCATCTTGGGCAAATACTATTTTTGCAATTATTACAATTGGAGGTCTGGCATTGATAATATTTTTAGGAATGTCGTTTGAGACTACTGAGCCAGTTGATTATTTTGAGAATCCAAACGGAATGACTGGAATAATTTTGGCGTTTATTTTGATATTTTTTGCATTTATTGGTTTTGAGGATATGGCAAATATAGCAGAAGAGGTAAAAAGACCCCAAAAAACACTTCCTAGAGCAATAATTCTTGCTGTTGTAATTTCAGGAGTTATCTATATTCTAGTTTCTTTATCTGTGGTTCGTGTCATAAACTGGGAAGAGTTAGGACAATCAGCTGCTCCTCTTGCAGACGTAGCTGAGAGATCATTGGGAATACAAGGTAATATCATACTATCTGGAATTGCACTTTTTGCAACAGCCAGTACAGTTCTAATCACATTAGTAGCTGGTTCTAGAATGCTTTATGGAATGGCAAATCACAAATCCATTCCTGTATTTTTAGGTAAAATTCATTCAAAAACAAAAACGCCTTGGATAGCAGTAATTATAATTTCGATTACATCTATAGTATTTACCTTTACTGGAGATATTGTTGTTGTAGCTAACATAACAGTATTTGCTGTAGTGATAACATTTGCCATGATAAATTTGTCTGTAATTGTATTAAGATATACAGAATCTAAATTAGAAAGGCCGTTTAAAGTTCCATGTAATATTGGAAGATTTCCAGTTCTTCCATTGGTTGGACTAGGAGTTACAATGTATATGATAATTCAATTTGAGATGGAAATTATGCTGGTGGGATTGATAATTGTATCTATAGGTGCACTACTTTATGTAATTTTTAATAGAAAATCGTTTATAGGTAAATGA
- a CDS encoding CBS domain-containing protein, with product MKKIYSSPVITVNPESSIFDALLQMQTNFVKHIVISIKNIPVGIVTERDINKFLEEDKTAHAINEIPIKHVMKKNVITISEGIEDYFEQCAARMETFKIGSIVIVNDKGELTGIISRTDLVKSFAVVFGGKYLVKNFMSRNIVTCRKTDSIKFAISIMNKNQVSRLIVTNDDGCPIGLISTNTLLTHSDYFTKGSTRSRDYLIPINTEKLTVNDLLTDELLTINEEEDLVVAANKMIKNKISGIPVVDSNNNLVGIVSKTDVVRALSIVKPHEKLRLQYKELY from the coding sequence ATGAAAAAAATTTATTCGTCTCCTGTAATTACTGTTAATCCAGAGTCATCAATTTTTGATGCATTATTACAAATGCAAACTAATTTTGTAAAACATATAGTAATTTCTATTAAAAACATACCTGTTGGAATTGTAACTGAACGAGATATCAATAAATTTTTAGAGGAAGATAAAACTGCCCACGCAATAAATGAAATTCCAATTAAACATGTGATGAAAAAAAATGTAATTACCATATCTGAAGGAATAGAAGATTATTTTGAACAATGTGCAGCAAGAATGGAAACTTTCAAAATTGGTTCTATAGTTATTGTAAATGATAAAGGAGAATTGACAGGAATTATTTCAAGAACAGATTTAGTGAAATCATTTGCTGTTGTATTTGGTGGAAAGTATTTAGTGAAAAATTTTATGAGTAGAAATATTGTTACGTGTAGAAAAACTGATTCAATTAAATTTGCAATAAGTATAATGAATAAAAATCAAGTTTCAAGATTGATTGTAACTAATGATGATGGTTGCCCTATTGGTCTTATTAGTACTAATACATTATTAACACATAGTGATTATTTTACTAAAGGTAGTACACGGTCTAGAGATTATTTAATTCCAATAAATACAGAAAAACTAACTGTTAATGATTTACTAACTGATGAACTTTTAACAATAAATGAAGAAGAAGATTTAGTAGTAGCAGCTAACAAAATGATAAAAAACAAAATTAGCGGAATTCCTGTTGTAGATTCTAATAATAATTTAGTAGGGATAGTTAGTAAAACTGATGTTGTAAGGGCTCTTTCTATTGTAAAACCGCATGAGAAATTAAGACTACAATACAAGGAATTGTATTAA
- a CDS encoding ArsR family transcriptional regulator, whose protein sequence is MQQLISGKKIDDDSRKDAILEVISDKYCRSILENTMEKPKSAMEISGETKIPISTVYRRLQTLHDNKLLGISGSISDDGKKYFLYKSKVKAISTSYIGNNIEVEIVPNTC, encoded by the coding sequence ATGCAACAATTAATTTCAGGAAAAAAAATAGACGATGATTCAAGGAAAGATGCAATTCTTGAGGTCATATCAGACAAATATTGTCGATCTATTTTAGAAAACACTATGGAAAAACCAAAATCAGCAATGGAGATAAGTGGTGAAACTAAAATCCCAATAAGTACTGTTTACAGAAGACTGCAAACATTACATGATAACAAATTGCTGGGAATTTCTGGTTCAATTAGTGATGATGGCAAAAAATACTTTCTATACAAAAGTAAAGTTAAGGCCATATCTACATCATATATTGGAAATAACATCGAAGTTGAAATTGTACCTAATACTTGTTAG
- a CDS encoding malate dehydrogenase encodes MITIIGSGKVGTAIAFLCISTSLDDVLLVNRTKNKAIGEALDISNAVPENSNVSIHGTNDFSKIIGSDIIVITASTGTYLKSRTEMMGAQVKMIEDIAKEIKKYCPSAIILIVSNPLDVLTYVFQKETKILRNKVIGIASSLDSSRFRYLLSEKFKLKQSQINNVMVLGEHGDSMVPIFSGVKINKMNLLEMIDETEQNLITTEIRNYWKSLRNFKSRSQFGIAKNTFDVLNSIIKNNELIIPASIVLNGEYDEKDVSMGVPVKINKDGIKEIIEIKLNQAEHSLLKISAQTIRYCINSL; translated from the coding sequence ATGATTACTATAATAGGAAGCGGTAAAGTTGGAACAGCAATTGCTTTTCTATGCATATCTACCTCATTAGATGATGTATTATTAGTAAATCGTACAAAGAATAAAGCCATAGGTGAGGCACTAGATATATCAAATGCTGTACCTGAAAATTCTAATGTTTCAATTCACGGAACTAATGATTTTTCTAAAATAATTGGTTCTGATATTATTGTAATTACAGCTAGTACGGGAACTTATCTAAAATCTAGAACTGAAATGATGGGTGCTCAAGTTAAAATGATTGAAGATATTGCAAAGGAAATTAAAAAATATTGTCCTTCAGCAATAATTCTAATTGTTTCTAATCCATTAGATGTTTTAACATATGTTTTTCAAAAAGAAACTAAAATATTAAGAAATAAAGTAATTGGTATTGCATCAAGCTTAGATTCAAGTAGATTTAGGTATTTACTTTCAGAGAAATTTAAGCTCAAACAATCTCAAATTAACAATGTAATGGTATTGGGCGAACATGGAGATTCAATGGTACCAATATTTTCTGGAGTAAAAATCAATAAAATGAATCTACTTGAGATGATTGATGAAACAGAACAAAATCTGATTACAACTGAAATTAGGAATTATTGGAAATCTTTGAGAAATTTCAAAAGTAGATCCCAATTTGGTATTGCTAAGAATACCTTTGATGTCCTAAATTCTATTATTAAAAATAATGAATTAATCATACCTGCATCAATTGTGTTAAATGGTGAATATGATGAAAAAGATGTTTCAATGGGAGTTCCCGTAAAAATAAATAAAGATGGAATTAAAGAAATTATAGAAATAAAACTAAACCAAGCTGAACATAGTTTATTAAAAATATCAGCACAAACTATACGTTACTGTATAAATTCACTTTAA
- a CDS encoding VIT1/CCC1 transporter family protein, with protein sequence MKLHFDDFIYGSIDGAVTTFAIIAGVVGASLSPGIILILGFANLFADGFSMAAANYQASKARNQFIEMKRKQEEWEIDNLEEQEKEEIREIYKKKGFKDELLEEVVRIITSRRKVWVDTMMKEELGLIEDEKNPLESSVSTFIGFNLIGLIPLIPFMIFILMKIDANSEAFVYSTISVMASFFLVGMIKGKIVKKPKIRSGFYTLIIGGIASLVAYYVGYGLKILIQ encoded by the coding sequence ATGAAACTACATTTTGATGATTTTATTTATGGTTCCATTGATGGCGCAGTTACAACTTTTGCAATAATTGCAGGAGTTGTTGGTGCTTCATTATCTCCTGGAATTATTTTAATTCTTGGATTTGCCAATTTATTTGCAGATGGATTCTCAATGGCTGCTGCAAATTATCAAGCATCAAAAGCTAGAAATCAATTCATCGAGATGAAAAGAAAACAAGAAGAATGGGAAATTGACAACTTGGAAGAACAAGAAAAAGAGGAGATCAGAGAGATTTACAAGAAAAAAGGATTCAAAGATGAATTGTTAGAAGAGGTTGTTAGAATAATTACATCAAGACGAAAAGTTTGGGTGGATACAATGATGAAAGAAGAGCTGGGATTAATTGAGGATGAAAAAAACCCACTTGAGAGCTCAGTGAGCACTTTTATCGGATTTAACTTGATAGGGTTAATTCCATTAATTCCATTTATGATTTTTATATTAATGAAAATTGATGCAAATTCAGAAGCATTTGTTTATTCTACAATCTCAGTAATGGCATCATTTTTTCTTGTAGGTATGATTAAAGGAAAAATTGTTAAAAAACCAAAAATACGATCAGGTTTTTACACATTGATAATTGGTGGAATTGCATCATTAGTTGCGTATTATGTAGGATATGGCTTAAAGATTTTAATTCAATGA
- a CDS encoding J domain-containing protein, whose product MVESNYDILGILEGSTEHEIRNAFRRLALLYHSDKGGENDQFIKIKQAYEDLKIGKKYPETDLEKIRNSRVYSGDSEEDIRRKNQILGQELFKEMKLAEEWTAELNRTNSTGIKLFGSKSLGEIELERKANGILSIKGNFMAGNLTYDGPIIMQGNITSPSWTEEFRTNIHLTKGDFKFINPLENKYKIENGARVIVDNGDIVVGNIFGRKYKIQDSDGRVGIFKTQEQRTFVSAPNGKIIAENIINTVSLEADVIMVLNLEDDVEISAREILFYGSKITYDSKIKLKKGGMIRFFENFSIQSLSNDALIKLENGKEIRLFDVKTKKIKDLPDEFVPNKSEFDKDTTMVGNGFTITYEMLDNLSKKPTKNQKSKWGSKFKISKN is encoded by the coding sequence ATGGTGGAGAGTAACTATGACATATTGGGAATTCTTGAAGGCTCAACTGAGCACGAAATTCGTAATGCATTCCGAAGATTAGCATTGCTTTATCATTCTGATAAAGGAGGAGAAAATGATCAATTCATAAAAATTAAACAAGCATATGAAGATCTCAAAATTGGTAAAAAATATCCTGAAACTGATCTTGAAAAAATTAGAAATTCTAGAGTTTATTCTGGTGATTCAGAAGAGGACATACGAAGAAAAAACCAAATTTTAGGCCAAGAGTTATTCAAAGAAATGAAATTAGCAGAAGAGTGGACAGCAGAACTTAATAGAACAAATTCAACCGGCATTAAATTATTTGGTTCAAAATCTCTTGGAGAAATTGAACTTGAAAGAAAAGCTAATGGTATACTTTCAATCAAAGGAAATTTTATGGCAGGCAATCTAACTTATGATGGCCCTATTATTATGCAGGGAAATATAACAAGTCCATCTTGGACTGAAGAATTTAGAACAAATATTCATTTGACAAAAGGAGATTTTAAATTTATTAATCCACTTGAAAATAAATACAAAATTGAAAATGGTGCTAGAGTAATTGTAGATAATGGTGATATTGTAGTTGGAAATATTTTTGGTCGGAAATATAAAATTCAAGATTCAGATGGGAGAGTTGGAATTTTTAAAACTCAAGAACAACGGACTTTTGTATCTGCACCAAACGGAAAAATAATTGCAGAAAATATAATTAATACAGTTTCTCTTGAGGCTGATGTCATTATGGTTCTTAATTTGGAAGATGATGTTGAAATTAGTGCACGAGAAATTTTATTTTATGGAAGTAAAATCACTTATGATTCTAAAATTAAATTAAAAAAAGGTGGAATGATAAGATTTTTTGAAAATTTCTCAATTCAAAGTCTCAGTAATGATGCACTTATCAAACTTGAAAATGGTAAGGAAATTAGGTTATTTGATGTTAAAACGAAAAAAATCAAGGATTTACCGGATGAATTTGTGCCTAACAAAAGTGAGTTTGATAAGGACACCACAATGGTAGGCAATGGATTTACAATTACATATGAAATGTTAGATAATTTATCAAAAAAGCCAACAAAAAATCAAAAGAGTAAATGGGGTTCTAAATTTAAAATTTCTAAAAATTAA